One window of Streptomyces sp. SUK 48 genomic DNA carries:
- the nuoN gene encoding NADH-quinone oxidoreductase subunit NuoN yields MSTPAVHSLWTTAADRIPQIGAPKIEYGQLSPTLIILGAALVGVLVEAFVPRRSRYYAQVFVSVVALCAAFAAVIGLAADGYGTTKAHIAAMGAIAVDGPSLFLQGTIVLAGLVGLFTFAERRLDPEAHGNRVDSFAAQAAAVPGSDTEKAALKAGFTTTEVFPLLLFAVSGMLVFTSANDLLTLFVALEVFSLPLYLLCALARRKRLMSQEAAVKYFLLGAFASAFTLFGIALLYGYAGSVSYARIAQVVDGSVTDVNPALADTMGNDALLLIGAALLVMGLLFKVGAVPFHMWTPDVYQGAPTPVTGFMAAATKVAAFGALLRLLYVVLPGMRWDWRPVMWAVAIVTMLGGAIVAITQTDIKRLLAYSSIAHAGFILAGVIATSKNGVSSVLFYLAAYSFVTIGAFAVVTLVRDAGGEATHLSKWAGLGRRSPLVAAVFAVFLLAFAGIPLTSGFAGKFAVFKAAAAGGAVPLVVIGVLSSAIAAFFYIRVIVLMFFSEPKPEGPTVAVPSPLTTLAIGLGVAVTVVLGVAPQYFLNLANQASVFVR; encoded by the coding sequence GTGAGCACCCCAGCCGTCCACAGCCTGTGGACAACCGCGGCCGACCGCATCCCCCAGATCGGCGCGCCGAAGATCGAATACGGGCAATTGTCGCCCACGCTGATCATCCTCGGCGCCGCGCTGGTCGGGGTGCTGGTCGAGGCGTTCGTGCCGCGCAGGTCCCGTTACTACGCGCAGGTGTTCGTGTCGGTCGTCGCCCTGTGCGCCGCGTTCGCCGCGGTGATCGGGCTCGCCGCCGACGGGTACGGCACCACGAAGGCGCACATCGCCGCCATGGGCGCCATCGCGGTCGACGGCCCCTCGCTGTTCCTCCAGGGCACCATCGTGCTGGCCGGTCTGGTGGGCCTGTTCACCTTCGCCGAACGCCGGCTCGACCCGGAGGCGCACGGCAACCGGGTGGACTCCTTCGCCGCGCAGGCCGCCGCCGTGCCGGGCAGCGACACCGAGAAGGCCGCGCTCAAGGCCGGGTTCACCACCACCGAGGTCTTCCCGCTGCTGCTCTTCGCGGTCTCCGGCATGCTGGTCTTCACCTCGGCGAACGACCTGCTGACGCTCTTCGTCGCGCTGGAGGTCTTCTCCCTGCCGCTGTACCTGCTGTGCGCGCTGGCCCGCCGCAAGCGGCTGATGTCGCAGGAGGCCGCGGTCAAGTACTTCCTGCTGGGCGCGTTCGCCTCCGCGTTCACCCTGTTCGGCATCGCGCTGCTGTACGGCTACGCGGGCTCGGTGTCGTACGCCCGTATCGCCCAGGTCGTGGACGGCTCGGTCACCGATGTGAACCCGGCGCTCGCCGACACCATGGGCAATGACGCGCTGCTGCTCATCGGCGCGGCCCTGCTGGTGATGGGCCTGCTGTTCAAGGTCGGCGCGGTGCCGTTCCACATGTGGACGCCCGACGTCTACCAGGGCGCGCCCACCCCGGTGACCGGCTTCATGGCGGCGGCGACCAAGGTGGCCGCGTTCGGCGCGCTGCTGCGGCTGCTGTACGTCGTGCTGCCGGGGATGCGCTGGGACTGGCGCCCGGTGATGTGGGCCGTGGCGATCGTCACCATGCTGGGCGGCGCGATCGTGGCGATCACCCAGACCGACATCAAACGGCTGCTGGCGTACTCGTCCATCGCGCACGCCGGGTTCATCCTCGCGGGTGTCATCGCGACCTCGAAGAACGGCGTGTCGTCGGTCCTGTTCTACCTGGCCGCCTACTCGTTCGTGACGATCGGCGCCTTCGCGGTGGTCACGCTGGTGCGGGACGCGGGCGGCGAGGCGACCCATCTGTCCAAGTGGGCCGGGCTCGGGCGGCGTTCCCCGCTGGTGGCGGCGGTCTTCGCGGTGTTCCTGCTGGCCTTCGCCGGTATCCCGCTGACCTCCGGCTTCGCGGGGAAGTTCGCCGTGTTCAAGGCGGCGGCGGCCGGGGGCGCGGTCCCGCTGGTCGTCATCGGTGTGCTCTCCTCGGCGATCGCGGCGTTCTTCTACATCCGCGTGATCGTGCTGATGTTCTTCAGCGAGCCGAAGCCGGAGGGGCCGACGGTGGCCGTGCCGTCCCCGCTGACGACGCTGGCGATCGGGCTCGGCGTGGCGGTCACGGTGGTGCTGGGCGTGGCGCCGCAGTACTTCCTGAACCTGGCGAACCAGGCGAGCGTGTTCGTGCGCTGA
- a CDS encoding NADH-quinone oxidoreductase subunit M — protein MSFPLLTATAALPALGAVATAAVPAARRTAAKWLALLVSLGTLALAITVLVRFDPGGARYQFTESHSWIRDFGVRYELGVDGIGVALIALTAVLIPFIVLAGWHDADPLETGSRRWRPTQGFFALILAVEAMVLISFEATDVFLFYIFFEAMLIPMYFLIGGFGDRAHAQGEEAAATQRSYAAVKFLLYNLVGGLIMLAAVIGLYVVAGNFSLQQIAEARAGGSLHMATSTERWLFLGFFFAFAVKAPLWPLHTWLPNAMQESTAPVAVLITAVVDKVGTFAMLRFCLGLFPEASRWATPVILVLALISIVYGALLAVGQRDIKRLVAYASISHFGFIILGIFAMTSQGQSGATLYMVNHGISTAALMLVAGFLISRRGSRLIADYGGVQKVAPVLAGTFLIGGLATLSLPGLAPFVSEFLVLVGTFTRYPVIGIIATFGIVLAALYTLVLYQRTMTGPVKPEVSTMPDLRVREVLVVAPLIVLLIFLGVYPKPVTNIVNPAVKHTMSDVQKKDPKPEVEAAK, from the coding sequence ATGTCCTTTCCCCTGCTGACAGCGACGGCGGCGCTCCCCGCCCTGGGAGCCGTCGCCACGGCCGCCGTACCGGCCGCGCGGCGCACCGCCGCCAAGTGGCTGGCCCTGCTCGTCTCGCTCGGCACGCTCGCGCTGGCGATCACCGTCCTGGTCCGCTTCGACCCGGGCGGCGCCCGCTACCAGTTCACCGAATCCCACTCCTGGATCCGCGACTTCGGGGTGCGCTACGAGCTGGGCGTGGACGGCATCGGGGTGGCGCTGATCGCGCTGACCGCCGTACTGATCCCGTTCATCGTCCTGGCGGGCTGGCACGACGCCGACCCGCTGGAGACCGGCAGCCGCCGCTGGCGCCCCACCCAGGGCTTCTTCGCGCTGATCCTGGCGGTCGAGGCGATGGTCCTCATCTCCTTCGAGGCCACCGACGTCTTCCTGTTCTACATCTTCTTCGAAGCCATGCTGATCCCGATGTACTTCCTCATCGGCGGCTTCGGGGACCGCGCCCACGCCCAGGGCGAGGAGGCGGCCGCCACCCAGCGCTCGTACGCGGCGGTGAAGTTCCTCCTCTACAACCTGGTCGGCGGTCTGATCATGCTGGCCGCGGTGATCGGCCTCTACGTGGTCGCCGGGAACTTCTCCCTCCAGCAGATCGCCGAGGCGCGGGCCGGCGGCTCGCTGCACATGGCGACGAGCACCGAGCGCTGGCTGTTCCTCGGTTTCTTCTTCGCCTTCGCGGTGAAGGCACCGCTGTGGCCGCTGCACACCTGGCTGCCCAACGCCATGCAGGAGTCCACCGCCCCGGTCGCCGTCCTCATCACGGCGGTGGTCGACAAGGTGGGCACCTTCGCGATGCTCCGCTTCTGCCTCGGGCTGTTCCCGGAGGCCAGCAGGTGGGCGACGCCGGTGATCCTGGTCCTGGCGCTGATCAGCATCGTCTACGGCGCGCTGCTCGCGGTCGGCCAGCGGGACATCAAGCGCCTGGTGGCGTACGCGTCGATCTCCCACTTCGGCTTCATCATCCTGGGCATCTTCGCGATGACCAGCCAGGGTCAGTCCGGCGCCACCCTCTACATGGTCAACCACGGTATTTCCACCGCCGCGTTGATGCTGGTCGCCGGGTTCCTGATCTCCCGGCGCGGCTCGCGGCTCATCGCCGACTACGGCGGGGTGCAGAAGGTCGCCCCGGTGCTCGCCGGCACCTTCCTGATCGGCGGCCTGGCCACCCTGTCGCTGCCCGGCCTCGCGCCGTTCGTGAGCGAATTCCTCGTCCTGGTCGGCACGTTCACGCGCTACCCGGTGATCGGGATCATCGCCACCTTCGGCATCGTGCTCGCCGCGCTCTACACCCTGGTGCTCTACCAGCGCACCATGACGGGCCCGGTGAAGCCGGAGGTCTCCACGATGCCCGACCTGCGGGTGCGTGAGGTCCTGGTCGTCGCCCCGCTGATCGTGCTGCTGATCTTCCTGGGCGTCTATCCGAAGCCCGTGACGAACATCGTCAACCCGGCGGTCAAGCACACCATGTCCGACGTCCAGAAGAAGGACCCCAAGCCCGAGGTGGAGGCGGCCAAGTGA
- the nuoL gene encoding NADH-quinone oxidoreductase subunit L, which yields MEKLIALLIAAPLLGAAVLLVGGRRLDRVGHWLGTLLSTTSFVIGLLLFADLLGKNAAHRTLIQHLWTWIPVEGFQADVTFRLDQLSMTFVLLITGVGSLIHLYSVGYMAHDERRRRFFGYLNLFLAAMLLLVLADNYLLLYVGWEGVGLASYLLIGFWQHKPSAATAAKKAFLVNRVGDMGLSIAIMLMFTTFGTFAFGPVFGHVDGASQGKLTAIGLMLLLAACGKSAQVPLQSWLGDAMEGPTPVSALIHAATMVTAGVYLIVRSAAVFNAAPDAQLVVTVVGTVTLLFGAIVGCAKDDIKKALAGSTMSQIGYMVLAAGLGPIGYVFAIMHLVTHGFFKAGLFLGAGSVMHGMNDEVDMRKFGGLRKYMPITFITFGLGYLAIIGFPGLSGFFSKDKIIEAAFAKGGTEGWILGGAALVGAAITAFYMTRVMLMTFFGEKRWQPDAEGHEPHPHESPAVMTIPMIVLAVGSVLGGAFFSIGDRFLKWLEPVTGHSEGHSPVSAGEVTIATMVCLVIGVGIAWAQYGRRPVPALAPRGSLLTRAARRDLLQDDFNHVVLVRGGEHLTRSLVYLDHSVVDGVVNGTAAGFGGLSGRLRRLQNGFARSYAVSMFGGAALLVAATLLMRAV from the coding sequence GTGGAGAAACTGATCGCGCTGCTCATCGCGGCGCCCCTGCTCGGAGCGGCCGTCCTCCTGGTCGGCGGCCGGCGCCTGGACCGCGTCGGCCACTGGCTCGGCACCCTGCTGTCGACCACGTCCTTCGTCATCGGCCTGCTCCTCTTCGCCGACCTGCTCGGCAAGAACGCCGCACACCGCACGCTGATCCAGCACCTGTGGACCTGGATCCCGGTCGAGGGCTTCCAGGCGGACGTCACCTTCCGCCTCGACCAGCTGTCGATGACCTTCGTCCTGCTGATCACCGGCGTCGGCTCGCTGATCCATCTGTACTCGGTCGGGTACATGGCGCACGACGAGCGCCGCCGCCGCTTCTTCGGCTATCTGAACCTGTTCCTCGCGGCGATGCTGCTGCTCGTCCTCGCCGACAACTACCTGCTGCTGTACGTCGGCTGGGAGGGCGTCGGCCTCGCCTCGTACCTGCTGATCGGCTTCTGGCAGCACAAGCCCAGCGCCGCGACGGCCGCCAAGAAGGCGTTCCTGGTCAACCGCGTCGGCGACATGGGCCTGTCGATCGCGATCATGCTGATGTTCACCACCTTCGGCACCTTCGCCTTCGGACCGGTCTTCGGCCATGTCGACGGCGCCTCCCAGGGCAAGCTCACCGCGATCGGCCTGATGCTGCTGTTGGCCGCCTGCGGCAAGTCCGCCCAGGTGCCGCTCCAGTCCTGGCTCGGTGACGCGATGGAGGGCCCGACCCCGGTCTCGGCCCTGATCCACGCGGCGACCATGGTGACCGCGGGCGTCTATCTGATCGTCCGCTCGGCGGCCGTCTTCAACGCGGCGCCGGACGCCCAGCTCGTCGTCACCGTGGTCGGCACGGTCACGCTGCTCTTCGGTGCGATCGTCGGTTGCGCCAAGGACGACATCAAGAAGGCGCTGGCCGGCTCGACCATGTCGCAGATCGGCTACATGGTGCTCGCCGCGGGCCTCGGCCCCATCGGCTACGTCTTCGCGATCATGCACCTGGTGACCCACGGCTTCTTCAAGGCCGGGCTCTTCCTCGGCGCGGGCTCCGTGATGCACGGCATGAACGACGAGGTCGACATGCGCAAGTTCGGCGGCCTGCGGAAGTACATGCCGATCACCTTCATCACCTTCGGCCTCGGCTACCTCGCCATCATCGGCTTCCCGGGCCTGTCGGGCTTCTTCTCCAAGGACAAGATCATCGAGGCGGCCTTCGCCAAGGGCGGCACCGAGGGCTGGATCCTCGGCGGCGCGGCCCTGGTGGGCGCGGCCATCACCGCGTTCTACATGACGCGCGTGATGCTGATGACGTTCTTCGGCGAGAAGCGCTGGCAGCCCGACGCCGAGGGCCACGAGCCGCATCCGCACGAGTCCCCGGCCGTCATGACGATCCCGATGATCGTGCTGGCCGTCGGCTCGGTGCTCGGCGGTGCCTTCTTCAGCATCGGCGACCGCTTCCTCAAGTGGCTGGAGCCGGTCACCGGGCACAGCGAGGGCCACTCCCCGGTCAGCGCCGGGGAGGTCACGATCGCCACGATGGTGTGCCTGGTCATCGGCGTGGGCATCGCCTGGGCGCAGTACGGCCGAAGGCCCGTCCCCGCCCTTGCCCCGCGCGGCTCGCTGCTCACCCGGGCGGCCCGCCGCGACCTCCTCCAGGACGACTTCAACCATGTGGTCCTGGTGCGCGGCGGCGAACACCTCACGCGCTCCCTGGTCTACCTCGACCACAGCGTGGTCGACGGGGTCGTCAACGGCACGGCGGCCGGCTTCGGCGGCCTGTCCGGGCGGCTGCGCCGGCTCCAGAACGGCTTCGCCCGCTCCTACGCGGTCTCGATGTTCGGCGGCGCGGCACTCCTGGTCGCCGCGACCCTGCTGATGAGGGCGGTCTGA
- the nuoK gene encoding NADH-quinone oxidoreductase subunit NuoK, giving the protein MNPVNYLYLAALLFTIGATGVLIRRNAIVVFMCVELMLNACNLAFVTFSRLHGNLDGQVIAFFTMVVAAAEVVVGLAIIVSLFRTRHSASVDDASLMKL; this is encoded by the coding sequence GTGAACCCGGTCAACTATCTCTATCTCGCGGCCCTGTTGTTCACGATCGGCGCCACCGGCGTACTGATCCGGCGCAACGCCATCGTGGTCTTCATGTGCGTCGAGCTGATGCTGAACGCCTGCAATCTCGCGTTCGTCACCTTCTCCCGGCTGCACGGCAATCTGGACGGCCAGGTCATCGCGTTCTTCACGATGGTCGTCGCCGCCGCGGAGGTCGTGGTGGGCCTCGCGATCATCGTGTCGCTGTTCCGTACCCGCCACTCGGCCTCGGTCGACGACGCCAGCCTGATGAAGCTGTAA
- a CDS encoding NADH-quinone oxidoreductase subunit J, protein MSAQLAAYTTSTGEAFQFWVLGTVAVIGALCTVFMRKAVHSALSLAGTMIVLAVFYLANGAYFLGVVQIVVYTGAIMMLFLFVVMLVGVTAADSLKETIKGQRWLALLCGAGFGVLLLAGIANASLKDFAGTGQANANGNVEGLAALIFTKYVFAFEITGALLITAAVGAMVLTHRERTERAKTQRELAEQRVREGKHLPPLPAPGVYARHNAVDIAGLLPDGTPSELTVSKTLRERGQIRDVSTEAINDLRALEQRSKDRLERTPIEPETFKRPEEASK, encoded by the coding sequence ATGAGCGCGCAGCTCGCCGCCTATACGACCTCCACCGGTGAGGCGTTCCAGTTCTGGGTCCTCGGCACCGTCGCGGTGATCGGCGCCCTGTGCACCGTCTTCATGCGGAAGGCCGTGCACAGCGCGCTCAGCCTCGCCGGGACCATGATCGTCCTGGCGGTGTTCTACCTCGCCAACGGCGCCTACTTCCTGGGCGTCGTACAGATCGTCGTCTACACCGGCGCGATCATGATGCTGTTCCTGTTCGTGGTGATGCTCGTCGGCGTCACGGCCGCGGACTCGCTGAAGGAGACCATCAAGGGCCAGCGCTGGCTGGCCCTGCTGTGCGGGGCCGGCTTCGGCGTACTGCTGCTCGCCGGGATCGCCAACGCCTCCCTGAAGGACTTCGCGGGCACCGGCCAGGCGAACGCCAACGGCAATGTGGAGGGCCTCGCCGCCCTCATCTTCACCAAGTACGTCTTCGCCTTCGAGATCACCGGCGCCCTGCTGATCACGGCCGCCGTCGGCGCCATGGTGCTCACCCACCGCGAGCGCACCGAGCGCGCCAAGACCCAGCGCGAGCTGGCCGAACAGCGCGTCCGCGAGGGCAAGCACCTGCCGCCGCTGCCCGCCCCGGGTGTCTACGCCCGGCACAACGCGGTGGACATCGCCGGCCTGCTCCCCGACGGCACCCCCTCCGAGCTGACCGTCAGCAAGACGCTGCGCGAACGCGGCCAGATCCGGGACGTGTCCACGGAGGCCATCAACGATCTGCGGGCGCTGGAACAGCGTTCGAAGGACCGCCTGGAGCGGACGCCGATCGAACCGGAGACGTTCAAGCGGCCCGAGGAGGCGTCGAAGTGA
- the nuoI gene encoding NADH-quinone oxidoreductase subunit NuoI, translated as MAEEPKEIKPGFQNPVAGFGVTFKAMFKKRLTEQYPEQKKTTAPRFHGRHQLNRHPDGLEKCVGCELCAWACPADAIYVEGADNTDEERYSPGERYGRVYQINYARCILCGLCIEACPTRALTMTNEFELADSSRANLIYTKEQLLAGLDEGMVEAPHSIFPGTTEEDYYRGLVTQAAPGTVRQTAAATGENAQDAEDAEDAQVSGARKAADREVDA; from the coding sequence ATGGCTGAGGAACCCAAGGAGATCAAGCCCGGTTTCCAGAACCCCGTGGCCGGCTTCGGCGTGACCTTCAAGGCCATGTTCAAGAAGCGGCTCACCGAGCAGTACCCGGAGCAGAAGAAGACCACCGCTCCCCGCTTCCACGGACGGCACCAGCTCAACCGCCATCCGGACGGCCTGGAGAAGTGCGTCGGCTGCGAGCTGTGCGCCTGGGCCTGCCCCGCCGACGCCATCTACGTGGAGGGGGCCGACAACACCGACGAGGAGCGCTACTCGCCGGGCGAGCGCTACGGCCGCGTCTACCAGATCAACTACGCCCGCTGCATCCTGTGCGGGCTGTGCATCGAGGCGTGCCCCACCCGCGCGCTGACGATGACCAACGAGTTCGAACTGGCCGACTCCAGCCGCGCGAACCTCATCTACACCAAGGAGCAGCTGCTGGCCGGCCTCGACGAGGGCATGGTCGAGGCGCCGCACTCCATCTTCCCGGGCACCACCGAGGAGGACTACTACCGGGGCCTGGTCACCCAGGCCGCGCCCGGCACGGTCCGCCAGACCGCCGCCGCCACGGGCGAGAACGCCCAGGACGCCGAGGACGCCGAGGACGCCCAGGTCTCGGGCGCCCGGAAGGCGGCGGACCGGGAGGTGGACGCATGA
- the nuoH gene encoding NADH-quinone oxidoreductase subunit NuoH — translation MSLYLAAEDLSMFGRDPWWLVVVKAVFCFAFLMVTVLFSIVWERKVVAWMQLRIGPNRHGPWGMLQSLADGVKLMLKEDLIVRRADKVVYVLAPIVAAIPAFMAIAVIPFGPADHEISIFGTRTTMQLTDLPIAMLYILAVASVGIYGIVLAGWSSGSTYPLLGGLRSCAQMISYEIAMGAAFASVFLYSGSMSTSTIVAQQHDRWYILLLPVSFLLYIVTMVGETNRAPFDMPESEGDLVGGFNTEYSSIKFAMFMLAEYVNMVTVSAVSTTLFLGGWRAPWPISTFWAGANHGWWPMLWFVVKVQLLLFFFIWLRGTLPRVRYDQLMKLGWKVLIPVSVTWLMLVASVRALRNEHYGFADIALYVGGGVLALLLISFVVDIFREKAQTAERSTAEQAGFDPMAGGFPVPPLPGQELPTVPRRRPRRERELIVSGGPDTVSDGPSEGSSDGKEASDG, via the coding sequence ATGAGCTTGTACCTCGCCGCTGAAGACCTCTCGATGTTCGGCCGCGACCCCTGGTGGCTGGTCGTCGTCAAGGCGGTCTTCTGCTTCGCCTTCCTGATGGTGACCGTGCTGTTCTCCATCGTCTGGGAGCGCAAGGTCGTCGCCTGGATGCAGCTGCGCATCGGGCCCAACCGGCACGGCCCCTGGGGCATGCTCCAGTCGCTCGCCGACGGCGTGAAACTGATGCTCAAGGAGGACCTGATCGTCCGCCGCGCGGACAAGGTGGTCTACGTCCTCGCGCCGATCGTGGCGGCCATCCCGGCCTTCATGGCGATCGCGGTGATCCCGTTCGGCCCCGCCGACCACGAGATCTCCATCTTCGGCACCCGTACGACGATGCAGCTCACCGATCTGCCGATCGCGATGCTCTACATCCTCGCGGTCGCCTCGGTCGGCATCTACGGCATCGTCCTCGCGGGCTGGAGCTCCGGCTCCACCTACCCGCTGCTGGGCGGTCTGCGCTCCTGCGCGCAGATGATCTCCTACGAGATCGCCATGGGCGCGGCGTTCGCCTCGGTGTTCCTCTACTCGGGCTCCATGTCGACGTCGACCATCGTGGCCCAGCAGCACGACCGCTGGTACATCCTGCTGCTGCCGGTCTCCTTCCTCCTCTACATCGTCACCATGGTCGGCGAGACCAACCGCGCCCCCTTCGACATGCCGGAGTCCGAGGGCGACCTGGTGGGCGGCTTCAACACCGAGTACTCGTCCATCAAGTTCGCGATGTTCATGCTCGCCGAGTACGTGAACATGGTGACGGTCTCCGCCGTCTCCACCACCCTCTTCCTCGGCGGCTGGCGGGCCCCCTGGCCGATCAGCACCTTCTGGGCGGGCGCCAACCACGGCTGGTGGCCGATGCTCTGGTTCGTCGTCAAGGTGCAGCTGCTGCTGTTCTTCTTCATCTGGCTGCGCGGCACCCTGCCCCGCGTCCGGTACGACCAGCTGATGAAGCTCGGCTGGAAGGTCCTGATCCCGGTCTCGGTGACCTGGCTGATGCTCGTCGCGTCCGTCCGGGCGCTGCGCAACGAGCACTACGGCTTCGCCGACATCGCCCTCTACGTGGGCGGCGGGGTGCTCGCCCTGCTGCTGATCTCCTTCGTGGTCGACATCTTCCGCGAGAAGGCGCAGACGGCCGAGCGGTCCACCGCGGAGCAGGCCGGGTTCGACCCGATGGCCGGCGGATTCCCGGTGCCGCCGCTGCCCGGACAGGAGCTGCCGACGGTGCCCAGGCGGCGCCCGCGGCGCGAGCGGGAGCTGATTGTCAGTGGTGGGCCCGACACTGTGAGTGACGGTCCGTCAGAGGGATCTTCGGATGGAAAGGAGGCGTCCGATGGCTGA
- a CDS encoding NADH-quinone oxidoreductase subunit G, translating to MTVTTSAPAGGGEAARPPADLVTLTIDGIEISVPKGTLVIRAAEQLGIEIPRFCDHPLLDPAGACRQCIVEVEGQRKPMASCTITCTDGMVVRTQLTSPVAEKAQHGVMELLLINHPLDCPVCDKGGECPLQNQAMSHGNAESRFEGRKRTYEKPVPISTQVLLDRERCVLCARCTRFSNQIAGDPMIELIERGALQQVGTGEGDPFESYFSGNTIQICPVGALTSAAYRFRSRPFDLVSSPSVCEHCAGGCATRTDHRRGKVMRRLAADDPEVNEEWICDKGRFGFRYAQLKDRLDTPLVRSADGALVPASWPEALEAAARGLTAARSRAAVLTGGRLTVEDAYAYSKFARVALATNDIDFRARAHSVEEAGFLAARVAGRGRDLWAPGTESGGGTGVTYSSLEKAPAVLLVGLEAEEEAPGVFLRLRKAWRQHKQLVFSLATHATRGLQKAGGTLLPAAPGTETEWLDALASGVGLEAPGTRAAEALRGEGAVIVVGERLASVAGGFTAAVRAATATGARLVWIPRRAGERGALEAGALPELLPGGRPATDPRARDEVADVWGLSELPPGYGRDTERIVEAAADGALAALVVAGVEVADLPDPARAREALDQVGFLVSLELRPSEVTERADVVLPVAAVAEKAGTFLDWEGRVRFFEAALKPDQMTRRPAPADARVLHMLADAMDVHLGLPDLRTIRAEIDRLGSWDGPYAPDPREPAGAVPRPAAGEAVLAGHRLLLDQGLLQEGDEALAGTRHAARARLSAATAAEAGVADGELLAVTGPAGTLELPLQIGELPDRVVWLPLNSVGGGVASDTGAQPGDLVRIGPAAPAGAAPKEVEA from the coding sequence ATGACCGTGACCACCAGCGCCCCCGCGGGCGGCGGAGAGGCGGCCCGCCCGCCGGCGGACCTCGTCACGCTGACGATCGACGGCATCGAGATCAGCGTGCCCAAGGGCACCCTGGTCATCCGGGCCGCCGAACAGCTCGGCATCGAGATCCCCCGCTTCTGCGACCACCCCCTGCTCGACCCGGCGGGCGCCTGCCGGCAGTGCATCGTGGAGGTGGAGGGCCAGCGCAAGCCGATGGCCTCCTGCACCATCACCTGCACCGACGGCATGGTGGTGCGCACCCAGCTGACCTCCCCGGTCGCCGAGAAGGCCCAGCACGGTGTGATGGAGCTGCTGCTCATCAACCACCCGCTGGACTGCCCGGTCTGCGACAAGGGCGGCGAGTGCCCGCTGCAGAACCAGGCCATGTCGCACGGCAACGCCGAGTCCCGCTTCGAGGGCCGCAAGCGCACCTACGAGAAGCCGGTCCCGATCTCCACCCAGGTGCTGCTGGACCGCGAGCGCTGCGTGCTGTGCGCGCGCTGCACCCGCTTCTCCAACCAGATCGCGGGCGACCCGATGATCGAGCTGATCGAGCGGGGCGCGCTCCAGCAGGTCGGCACCGGCGAGGGCGACCCCTTCGAGTCGTACTTCTCCGGGAACACCATCCAGATCTGCCCCGTGGGAGCGCTCACCTCGGCGGCCTACCGCTTCCGCTCCCGCCCCTTCGACCTGGTCTCCTCGCCCTCGGTGTGCGAGCACTGCGCGGGCGGCTGCGCCACCCGCACCGACCACCGGCGGGGCAAGGTCATGCGGCGGCTCGCGGCCGACGACCCCGAGGTCAACGAGGAGTGGATCTGCGACAAGGGGCGCTTCGGCTTCCGCTACGCCCAGCTCAAGGACCGCCTCGACACGCCGCTGGTGCGGAGCGCCGACGGCGCCCTGGTGCCCGCGTCCTGGCCGGAGGCGCTGGAGGCGGCGGCGCGCGGTCTGACCGCGGCCCGCTCCCGGGCGGCCGTCCTGACCGGCGGCCGGCTGACCGTCGAGGACGCCTACGCGTACAGCAAGTTCGCGCGGGTCGCCCTGGCCACCAACGACATCGATTTCCGCGCCCGGGCGCACAGCGTCGAGGAAGCCGGCTTCCTCGCCGCCCGGGTGGCGGGCCGCGGCCGTGACCTCTGGGCCCCCGGGACGGAGTCCGGGGGAGGTACGGGGGTCACGTACTCCTCGCTGGAGAAGGCGCCCGCCGTGCTGCTCGTCGGCCTGGAGGCGGAGGAGGAGGCCCCCGGCGTCTTCCTGCGGCTGCGCAAGGCGTGGCGTCAGCACAAGCAGCTGGTGTTCTCGCTGGCCACGCACGCCACCCGGGGCCTTCAGAAGGCGGGCGGCACCCTGCTGCCGGCCGCGCCCGGCACCGAGACCGAGTGGCTGGACGCGCTCGCGAGCGGCGTCGGCCTGGAGGCCCCCGGCACCCGGGCCGCCGAGGCGCTGCGCGGCGAGGGCGCCGTCATCGTCGTGGGGGAGCGGCTGGCCTCGGTCGCCGGCGGGTTCACCGCCGCCGTACGGGCCGCGACCGCGACCGGCGCCCGGCTGGTGTGGATTCCGCGCCGGGCCGGGGAGCGCGGCGCCCTGGAGGCCGGCGCGCTGCCCGAGCTGCTGCCGGGCGGCCGCCCCGCGACCGACCCGCGCGCCCGCGACGAGGTGGCCGACGTCTGGGGCCTGTCCGAACTGCCGCCGGGCTACGGCCGCGACACCGAGCGGATCGTCGAGGCCGCGGCGGACGGCGCGCTCGCGGCCCTGGTGGTCGCGGGCGTCGAGGTCGCCGATCTGCCCGACCCGGCCCGTGCCCGCGAGGCACTGGACCAGGTGGGCTTCCTGGTCTCGCTGGAGCTGCGGCCCAGCGAGGTCACCGAACGCGCCGATGTCGTCCTGCCGGTGGCCGCGGTCGCCGAGAAGGCCGGCACCTTCCTCGACTGGGAGGGCAGGGTGCGCTTCTTCGAGGCCGCGCTCAAGCCGGACCAGATGACCCGCCGCCCGGCCCCGGCCGACGCCCGGGTGCTGCACATGCTGGCCGACGCCATGGACGTCCACCTCGGGCTGCCGGACCTGCGCACCATCCGCGCGGAGATCGACCGGCTCGGCTCCTGGGACGGCCCGTACGCCCCCGACCCCCGGGAGCCCGCGGGCGCCGTACCCCGCCCGGCCGCCGGGGAGGCCGTGCTCGCGGGCCACCGGCTGCTGCTCGACCAGGGCCTCCTCCAGGAGGGTGACGAGGCGCTGGCCGGCACCCGGCACGCCGCCCGCGCCCGGCTGTCGGCGGCCACGGCCGCCGAGGCGGGGGTCGCGGACGGCGAGCTGCTCGCCGTCACCGGCCCCGCCGGCACCCTCGAACTCCCGCTCCAGATCGGCGAGCTGCCCGACCGGGTGGTCTGGCTCCCGCTGAACTCCGTCGGCGGCGGTGTCGCCTCCGACACCGGGGCACAGCCCGGCGACCTCGTCCGCATCGGCCCGGCGGCCCCCGCCGGGGCGGCTCCCAAGGAGGTGGAGGCATGA